From the Pyrenophora tritici-repentis strain M4 chromosome 5, whole genome shotgun sequence genome, the window CTGTGAGGTTGAGTTGGAGTGGAGAGCCACAGGCGTCGATGGGAATAAGGTGTATGATGACGCTTTAGTGCTAGCTTAAAAACCGGGGTATTTAACATCGTCTCTCTCCTCTCCCCCTCTCTTTATTTCCTCTACTCAAACTTCCTCCAAAGCATCTGCGTGTTTTCTAAAAGCAACCACGACCTGTTTTATGTGTCGAGCTCTCTTTTGCACTGAAGCTTTCCTAATTACAACATCGATCCCTCCTCTCCTCTTTCTTCCCTCTACTCAAACTTCCTTCAACGCATCTGCGTATTTTCTCAAACGTGTCGACGACCATCTCATGTGTCGAGCTCTCTTTTGCATTGAAACTTTCCTAATTCCAAAAATCTTCCTGCTTGAAAATAAAGGACATCGATGTAGATACGATGTCTCTTCTCCGGGGTTCGAATAACCAAAAATTGCTATGTGCTCGAAAAGTTGCACTTATACTATATAAACTTTCCACTCTTCTTCTAATTTTCAAGATCCCGTAGTCTGGGGTTTCCCTCCAAAACACCAAAAAATTACGCGAGAGAATTGTATGTTTTGTCCTGCTGGGCTGGAAAGTAATAAAATGACTGTACTAAAATCGATTGCAAAAAACGTCATGGACCCCGGGTCTTCCTTCCTTTTTCAAAACATTCCTAGGAGTAGTCATGTAGCCGTCCGAGTCCATTTTTACGTAGAAAAAGAAGAGGTCATGAGTGTGCTATGTTAGGCGGTCGACCTCTTAGAAAATCATCGGAGAACTTTGCATGTTTTGAAAGCACAGTACCCAAAAATACACACGAATTAAGATGATGTTGGCTTAGATTTTTTTTTCTCGTACCTCGTGAAGTTACCAATACAATGTTAAATGCGGCCCTGGTATCACCATGTACCACGCCTCAAACCAAgccctctccctctccccTCCCCGCCCCCCCCCTAGTGACGCTACCCAGAAGCTGCTACATACAGAAAAAATTGATACCTATATGTTATGGTTATACACAATAAAGCTCCCATTCCATGTGGATCCCCCAAATTTCAAACACAACATAAATATACATAGATACCAGAGATATACCGTTTCCAATCCCGCATGCCAGCGCCCTTCCCGCGGCATGATTGTAAGACATCTACAGGCGTTCGTCACCTCCCCTCTTTGATCTTGACGCAATCGGCAAACTGGGGGAATTGGCCTCTGAAACTGGGTCCGAGGGTCCAGTTGTTCAGGTCGCGGAGGTGCGACTCAAATGCCGGGTTAATGAGCCACTGGTCATCTTCTTTGGACAGCGGACCAATGGATGCGAGTCCGCCAGGCGTACTAGCACCTGGGGTTGCGGGCCCCTGTGGCGAGCCGGCATTGACATGTGTGGAGAAAGGCGACGAAGCGGCTAGGGAGGAGGTTGTTGAGAGGGTGTTTGTTCGGACCTTTGAAGCGGGGAGCAGGCAGTCGCGATGTGGATAAGGCCAATTCAGCGATATGGTGGTGGTAAATGGAATGAAGAAGTTTTCAAAGGATATCGGTGGTTGGCAAGCAATGAGCTTATCGCGGAGACGGGGCCAAGGCAGGTGGTCGATCCACAGAGGATGAGCAGTAAACAGCTGGGAAGGACGCGGCGTGGTCCAGTGCGGTAGCCGATCGTAGTTCTCTTGGGTAGGCTCAATCTGCCAGCGCATCACCAGAAACATGATGAATACTATAGCGACTTGCTCCGGAGTTCCGCATATGTCCGGAAAGGTCCTTAGGATGTCGGTGAACAGCTTCGACAGGGGATGCGACTCAACAGCACGGTCCGGGTAAGCGAGACAGGTGAAGTTTGGGTAAGTGGGCCCAACCAGAGTCTTCAGCGGGGCGCCTTCCGCGGCCCGGTTCTGGCGATCCTGTAGGAAGTCGAGCAAGATGACGTCCAATGGACAGGTAGCGGGGAGGTTCCGAGGGAGGGTGAGATGGGCCACCATATCGGGCGCATACTGTGCATGCCGGCTGCTACTGACATTACTTGGTCGTGGCTGCTGCGGCGGGGGCAGATTTGGATCCAAAGCCCTTGGCTGACCATTGTCGAGCAAGAAGTCGACTCCCAAGCGCTCGTCAAAGGGCATCTCCGACTGTATATTGGGCGTTCTCGACTGCTCAAAGTGTGGGCCGGGGCTTCCGTTTGAGTATCGGCGCAAATGGCTCGTGGGGGCCTCGTTGGAGTATATCCATGACCTAGCTCCTTCGGGCACCTGGGGTGAATGTACACCGTTCTGGGGCGAGTCGTGGGAGACGACGTGGAAGTGACGTGAGTCGGTAGGTTGCACAGGCGCGTCGCGTAGCTGGTGGGGGGGATGAAGGGGAAGGGGCGACCTTTCGGCGGCAGCTGCCAATTCTACATACAGTCAGCTCAGCTCGGCATTGGCATGTTCCTTCAGTCGTCATCGGCGGGTGAGCATACCGTTGAGTCCGGTCGTAGCGCGCACGATGGGCTGGATGATGCTCAGGACGCTCTCTAGTCGCTTCTTGATGTCTGCGTTCTCGGCCAAGACGGCTTCCTTCTCGCGCAGCACCACCTGTAGGTCATTGTAGGGCTGCTGACTCTCCAGGTCACGTATGCGCTGGTTCAGGCGATCGATCTGGTTTTTGGTGCGCTCCCTGATTGCGCGCTGAGCTTCGCGGTCGTTTGCGCGTTTGCGGGCGAGTTGTTCGGGCGTGAGGTTGGCGACGCCACGCGAGTTGGGGCCTGTCCTGCGCTTTTTGTTGTTAGACTGGCCATCGGCGGACCCATCATCCCTCGGGGCCCCTTCGGGAGTATCTGCCTCGCCCGGCGACGCCATGCTCATAGGTGGGTGTGGGATGCGATTCAGGAGGGATTTGAACAAATCCTGCCCCGAGTCATGAGCCTGGGCACTGCATGGAAGGTTGCGTCGACGAGATTCGCGCCCCGTGCTCTAGGCCGGATTAGGCGTGGTGTCCATGAGAGCGAGGCCTGGGGGGCGACTTTGGGGATGAATGCGGGGGCGGATGGATGCTTATGCTCCCTCGGATATTCCTGTCCGAACTGCCAAACTCAAAATCAGCCATCCGCGGCTCCGCTTGGGTGACATGTGACTACTAGCTGGTACGTCGTGCGCCATACAAGCACGCGTATACACAAACACAACATCAGCGTCATGGCCGACCACAACGTGAGCAAGTTAGGCATTGCTTCAGCCCTACTCAAATCCGGTAAACACCCTGAACCCGTCATTCAAACCGCATGCTGACAGCTTCGTAGTGGGCTCGGCTCTCCAACGATCCCTCACCTCCCCTTTCAAAGGCTCCAATGGCTCCAACACGTACTACAAAGATGTACTATTGGCCGCCTTCCGCACCAACCTGGGAAACCTCAATGTCGCCCAGGATCGTTACATGAGTGGACCATCCTCTACACCCATCTACATCAAGTATGCCGAGGACCATAAGTTTGCTCCAGAAAGCGTAACGCTGCCGAGCGGTACACAGGCGCATTGGCTAGGCAATCCTAGAGCTAAGAAAGTATTGGTTTACTTCCATGGTAGGACATACCGACTACAGGAATGTCTTCCACTAATATCATGTAGGCGGTGGATATGTTATGCCCTGTACAGCCGGCCTCGTGGTTTGGCTCGACGATCTTCAAAAGTCACTGGGCCCCGATGTCTCTGCGCTTCTCCTCATGTACGACCTAGCGCCAGAGGCCAAATACCCTACACAACTAAAGCAAGCTGTCGAGCTGATGCGATACCTCATCGAAACCGAAGGCCGCAATCCCTCCGATCTCATCCTGGGCGGCGACTCTGCTGGGGGAAACCTCATTCTGGGTCTTCTCTCACACATTGCGCACCCACATCCTGAAATTGCACCTCTTTCACTTCCTTCCAAGATCCATGCAGCTCTTCTCATCTCGCCATGGTGCTCTCTGACTCAAACTAACACGCCAGCGTTCATCACGAACGCTGAACGCGACATGTTCGATGCGCGTTGTCTCTCTCGTTGGGCCACGGCCTTTCTCGGCTCATCTGACCCCTTTGTTGGCGACTTTTACAACGAACCTGTCCTAGCAGCGCCAGAGTGGTGGGAGCCTGTTGCGGACATTGTCGGAGAAGTCCTCATATGGGCTGGCGACAATGAAGTGCTGAAGGACGGCATTGAAGCCTTCTCCAGAAAATTCACCAAGGGTTTTGGAAGCAAGGGTGGCTTGGTCAATACCGTGATTACCCCGAAGGCATGTCATGAGGAGATGGTTGTAGAGAGGATATTGGGCTACAAAGGGGATTCTGGGACAGGCAGTCACGAGGTCGTTGAAAGCTGGATGAAGGCAAAACTCTGATCATGTTCATAGTGTACAATGCCGGAGAGACTTTATTGCTGTGTGTCGTTTGTATTTGCTTTTACGCCCACTCGGGCCTTTGTAGGCTTTGATCATGATCCACGAAGGCTTCAAGGTGCGCTACGGGTAGAGAAAAGCAACACACTCGCGCGTAGATGTCTCCATCACAAATTCGCTCTTTTCTGAGTTGTTTTCCGTAACGTATCTTATCAGGAAATATTTTTGGGAATGGATTGGAGCCGCCCATGGTCTTCATCGCTTGAATCTTGAGAAGCTCGCTCACAGATTGAAAGCTGCACGTAGTCGTGCGTCATATTAACATTACAACACACCTCAAGGAACTATGAAACAACGCAATGTCAGCATTGCGCCAGGTTGTACGGATCATAATGTCGCTAGTGGCGCGTGGAGAATACGAGAATGCGAAGGTGGCGGATGTACCATCATCGGTGCTTCCGGACTCCGACCACGATCGAAGCCGGTGCTGTACGCCACACTTGTTCGTATAGCTCCTCGGATCTTGAAAGTCGGCGTTTGTAAACTGTTAATATCGGTGTCCCGGATCGTCATGCAAGCGTATCTAGTCATCCCAACGTCACCTAACCCCCTACGCATTCCCACAGGCTTCCCGCGGACCTTGCTTGGCATAGAACATTTCACGATGACCCTTACACAAGCTACACTTGGACCTCCACGGAAACAATCTTACTTCTGCATGTATGTGCTAGCGATCTCAAGATAGACACCCAGACACATCAATGACGCGCTTCGTGGACGTGTGACCCAGAAGTAGTACGCAAGGCGTCCTACTGTTAGCAAGGAATACATAAAGTACCAGTCTCCAATTCCCGCTTCAAATCATTCAAATACCATTCAACATGCCCTTGACATCTCAACTCCGTACCATCTCGCGCCCATTCATCAGATCATCACCCATCTTCAAACAAACCTCAATCAGAATGTCTTCCACCAACGAGCACGGACAGGGCGCTTCCCACGCCACTGGACAGAGCGCAGTGCCCAACAAGGTCCAAGAAGCTGCACCCAAGGGTCTCGAGGAGGGCCTCCCAGAATCCGTCAGTCGAATATCTTCGCAATTGAAGCTTGCATATGCTGATAACGCTATAGATTCACCCCACTGGCAGTAACCCCAACAGCCAGTCTACCAGCAAGACTCATGCTCTCAACGACGGCGAAGACTCAGTTGTGCCCAAGAAGGTGCAGGAGATTGTCCCGGAGTCGGTTGAGCGAGGTGAAAAGGCCTGGATATCCTAACACAGTACTGTGCTGACCCAAACAAGCGCTTCCCAATGCGATCCACAACACCGGAGACAAGAAATAGACACCTTTGTTGACAGAGGAGGGCTTACCGGATCCCTGTAAATATCATGGAATGTAGCCAAATTCTAAACTTTCAAGAGGCTTGAATAGTGACTAACTACGTGATGTATGGGTGACGTTACTGATCACCCtggtgtcataaaatacttgacataccGATGTATAAAGGACACTGCAGTCGCCAGACATGTCTATTAGTGTACTtacactgtcaagtattttatgaccTCCAGGTGTGACAGCTGTCTGCCATGTACCTGACTAGTGCAGACCGCGGCAATTGTGACGTTGTGCCCCACCACCCCGCCAGTTCTCCACGACTTTTCCCAGTCGCCATCAACACCAATACTCACTTCACGCTCAAAAAAAAACCTTCATCATGGCATCTACTACTGCTGCCGATCTCCAGGGGCCGTCCCATCCGAATCCAGCAGGACTCAACACATCGGCGAGCACGCAATTCGCTCCCGTCAACATCGGCACGCGCAACTCGGTACTCGCACAGATAC encodes:
- a CDS encoding DUF3425 domain containing protein — protein: MSMASPGEADTPEGAPRDDGSADGQSNNKKRRTGPNSRGVANLTPEQLARKRANDREAQRAIRERTKNQIDRLNQRIRDLESQQPYNDLQVVLREKEAVLAENADIKKRLESVLSIIQPIVRATTGLNELAAAAERSPLPLHPPHQLRDAPVQPTDSRHFHVVSHDSPQNGVHSPQVPEGARSWIYSNEAPTSHLRRYSNGSPGPHFEQSRTPNIQSEMPFDERLGVDFLLDNGQPRALDPNLPPPQQPRPSNVSSSRHAQYAPDMVAHLTLPRNLPATCPLDVILLDFLQDRQNRAAEGAPLKTLVGPTYPNFTCLAYPDRAVESHPLSKLFTDILRTFPDICGTPEQVAIVFIMFLVMRWQIEPTQENYDRLPHWTTPRPSQLFTAHPLWIDHLPWPRLRDKLIACQPPISFENFFIPFTTTISLNWPYPHRDCLLPASKVRTNTLSTTSSLAASSPFSTHVNAGSPQGPATPGASTPGGLASIGPLSKEDDQWLINPAFESHLRDLNNWTLGPSFRGQFPQFADCVKIKEGR
- a CDS encoding DUF2424 multi-domain protein, with product MADHNVSKLGIASALLKSVGSALQRSLTSPFKGSNGSNTYYKDVLLAAFRTNLGNLNVAQDRYMSGPSSTPIYIKYAEDHKFAPESVTLPSGTQAHWLGNPRAKKVLVYFHGGGYVMPCTAGLVVWLDDLQKSLGPDVSALLLMYDLAPEAKYPTQLKQAVELMRYLIETEGRNPSDLILGGDSAGGNLILGLLSHIAHPHPEIAPLSLPSKIHAALLISPWCSLTQTNTPAFITNAERDMFDARCLSRWATAFLGSSDPFVGDFYNEPVLAAPEWWEPVADIVGEVLIWAGDNEVLKDGIEAFSRKFTKGFGSKGGLVNTVITPKACHEEMVVERILGYKGDSGTGSHEVVESWMKAKL